A window from Leptothermofonsia sichuanensis E412 encodes these proteins:
- a CDS encoding serine hydrolase, giving the protein MFFHKDEQLEALGDRILERTWAAFPGFARNQISLTWLVYDPPAPVNTGGALSPTEFWQYSPRGYSYRGVERIYPASVVKLFYLVAIHEWLERQMVQSSAELERAIRDMIVDSSNDATGLVVDVLTGTTSGPELPPGPFETWQQQRNLVNRYFQSLNWEELETINVNQKTWCDGPYGRERIFYGELMENRNMLTTIATARLLHSIVGGVAVSPARSQAMMKLLRRSLNPHDLAADPDNQVTGFLGAGLPVDAHLWSKAGLMSRVRHDAAYIELTNARPYLLVVFTEGKEHSQNEAILPLISQCVAEAVIALGK; this is encoded by the coding sequence ATGTTTTTTCACAAGGATGAACAATTGGAAGCACTGGGCGATCGCATCCTGGAGCGAACCTGGGCAGCGTTTCCTGGATTTGCTCGCAACCAGATTTCATTGACCTGGCTGGTTTACGATCCCCCTGCCCCTGTCAATACAGGCGGAGCCTTAAGCCCCACAGAGTTCTGGCAGTACTCGCCACGAGGCTATAGCTATCGTGGAGTTGAGCGGATTTATCCTGCCAGCGTGGTCAAACTGTTTTACCTGGTTGCCATCCATGAATGGTTGGAACGGCAGATGGTTCAGTCTTCGGCTGAACTGGAGCGGGCAATCCGAGACATGATTGTAGACTCCAGCAATGACGCCACGGGACTGGTGGTGGATGTGTTGACAGGGACTACCAGCGGTCCTGAATTACCACCTGGTCCCTTTGAAACATGGCAACAACAACGCAATCTGGTGAATCGCTACTTTCAGTCCCTCAATTGGGAGGAACTGGAAACCATTAATGTCAACCAGAAAACCTGGTGCGATGGTCCTTATGGACGGGAGCGAATTTTTTACGGCGAACTGATGGAAAACCGCAACATGCTGACCACGATCGCCACGGCTCGTCTCCTGCACAGTATTGTTGGCGGAGTTGCAGTTTCTCCGGCGCGATCCCAGGCCATGATGAAGCTATTGCGGCGATCGCTCAACCCTCACGATCTGGCCGCCGATCCCGACAATCAGGTCACAGGCTTTCTGGGTGCAGGGCTGCCTGTGGATGCGCATCTCTGGTCAAAAGCCGGGTTGATGAGCCGGGTTCGCCATGATGCGGCTTACATTGAACTGACCAATGCCCGTCCCTATCTTCTGGTCGTATTCACGGAAGGGAAGGAGCATAGCCAGAATGAAGCCATCCTGCCATTGATTTCCCAGTGTGTTGCCGAAGCTGTAATCGCCCTGGGTAAGTAA
- the petH gene encoding ferredoxin--NADP reductase — protein MYSSKAPGAANTSSGGRMYRFEVVGLRQGNEADNFNYSIRTSGSTYIVAPYSRMSATMRRIKNLGGKIVSIQPLNADPEMNGNVTSEQKPAGITVETGQGNQATEKKPMTQAKEKTDIPVNIYRPNNPFIGRVISNEELVRPGGIGTCHHVKFDISGGDLRYLEGQSIGIIPPGLDKNGKPEKLRLYSIGSTRHGDDLNDKTVSLCVRQLEYKHPETGETVFGVCSTYICNLKPGDEVKITGPTGKEMLLPDDEDANIIMLATGTGIAPFRAFLWRMFKEGERKLNPEYQFRGLAWLIFGVATTPNILYKEELEAIQKEYPDNFRLTYAISREQKNPEGGRMYIQHRVAEHAPELWKLLQDEKTHTYICGLKGMEDGIDEAFKAEAGKFGVDWKEYRQAMKKAGRWHVETY, from the coding sequence ATGTATAGTTCAAAAGCGCCAGGTGCCGCCAACACATCCTCAGGCGGACGTATGTACCGGTTTGAAGTAGTCGGGTTGCGTCAGGGTAATGAAGCTGACAATTTCAATTACTCCATTCGGACCAGTGGCAGTACATACATTGTTGCGCCCTACAGCCGTATGAGTGCCACCATGCGGCGGATCAAGAATCTGGGTGGAAAGATCGTGAGCATTCAACCGCTGAATGCTGATCCCGAAATGAATGGGAACGTTACCTCAGAACAGAAACCTGCGGGCATTACAGTAGAGACTGGACAGGGTAACCAAGCAACAGAGAAAAAGCCCATGACTCAAGCAAAGGAAAAAACAGATATTCCCGTGAATATCTACCGCCCGAATAACCCCTTCATTGGTCGAGTCATTTCAAATGAAGAACTGGTGAGACCTGGTGGTATTGGCACCTGCCACCACGTCAAGTTTGATATTTCTGGTGGTGATTTGCGCTATCTGGAAGGGCAGAGCATTGGGATTATCCCACCCGGTCTTGATAAGAATGGCAAGCCTGAAAAGCTCCGTCTTTATTCCATTGGCTCAACTCGACACGGCGATGACCTGAATGACAAGACGGTTTCCCTTTGTGTACGCCAGCTAGAGTACAAACACCCTGAAACAGGAGAAACGGTGTTTGGGGTCTGCTCTACCTATATTTGCAACCTGAAGCCTGGCGATGAGGTTAAAATTACCGGACCCACCGGGAAGGAAATGCTGTTGCCCGATGATGAAGACGCTAATATCATCATGCTGGCAACTGGAACCGGAATTGCTCCCTTCCGGGCATTTCTATGGCGAATGTTTAAGGAGGGTGAACGGAAGCTCAATCCTGAATATCAGTTCAGGGGGCTTGCCTGGTTAATCTTTGGGGTAGCGACAACGCCCAACATTCTCTATAAGGAAGAACTGGAGGCGATTCAGAAGGAATATCCAGATAACTTCCGTCTTACCTATGCCATCAGCCGGGAACAGAAGAACCCGGAAGGTGGTCGGATGTATATCCAGCATCGAGTGGCAGAACATGCCCCAGAACTCTGGAAACTGCTTCAGGACGAGAAAACCCATACCTATATTTGTGGGTTGAAGGGAATGGAAGACGGCATCGACGAAGCCTTTAAGGCTGAAGCAGGTAAATTCGGTGTTGACTGGAAAGAATACCGTCAGGCTATGAAGAAGGCAGGGCGCTGGCACGTTGAAACGTACTAG
- a CDS encoding phosphoribulokinase, with amino-acid sequence MTSKPDRVVLIGVAGDSGCGKSTFLRRISDLFGEDFVTVICLDDYHSLDRKQRKEQGVTALNPKANNFDLMYEQIRALKSGETINKPIYNHETGMIDPPELVEPNHIVVIEGLHPLYDERVRSLLDFSVYLDISDEVKIAWKIQRDMAERGHTYEDVLTAINARKPDFKAYIDPQKEFADVVLQVLPTQLIKDDKERKVLRVQMIQRDGVEGFEPAYLFDEGSTIDWIPCGRKLTCSYPGIKMHYGPDTYYKHSVSVLEVDGQFDKLEEVIYIEQHLSKTSAKYVGELTELLLQHREYPGSNNGTGLFQVLTGLKMRATYERLTARQPQMAAKV; translated from the coding sequence ATGACCAGTAAGCCAGACCGCGTGGTTCTGATTGGCGTCGCCGGAGACTCCGGGTGCGGCAAGTCTACTTTTTTGCGCCGAATTTCCGATTTGTTTGGGGAAGACTTTGTCACGGTCATTTGCCTGGATGACTATCACAGTCTAGATCGCAAACAGCGCAAAGAGCAGGGGGTAACCGCCCTTAACCCGAAGGCAAATAACTTTGACCTGATGTATGAGCAGATCAGGGCACTGAAAAGCGGCGAAACCATTAACAAGCCTATCTATAATCACGAAACTGGCATGATCGACCCGCCGGAGTTGGTTGAGCCAAATCATATCGTGGTGATTGAAGGGCTGCATCCCCTGTATGATGAGCGCGTTCGTAGCCTGCTTGACTTCAGCGTTTATCTTGACATCAGTGATGAGGTCAAAATTGCCTGGAAGATTCAACGAGATATGGCCGAGCGCGGGCACACCTATGAAGACGTGCTGACAGCCATCAATGCCCGTAAGCCTGATTTCAAGGCATACATCGATCCTCAGAAAGAGTTCGCTGACGTTGTGCTTCAGGTGCTGCCCACCCAGCTCATCAAAGATGACAAGGAGCGCAAAGTGCTGCGGGTTCAGATGATTCAACGGGACGGCGTAGAAGGGTTTGAACCAGCCTATCTGTTTGATGAAGGCTCCACGATTGACTGGATCCCCTGTGGGCGGAAGCTGACCTGCTCCTATCCCGGCATCAAAATGCACTATGGTCCAGATACCTATTACAAGCACAGCGTCTCTGTGCTGGAGGTAGATGGGCAGTTTGACAAGCTAGAAGAGGTGATTTACATCGAGCAACACCTCAGTAAAACCTCCGCCAAGTATGTAGGTGAGTTAACTGAATTGCTGCTGCAACACCGGGAGTATCCCGGTTCCAACAATGGGACCGGGCTGTTCCAGGTTCTCACAGGGTTGAAGATGCGGGCAACCTATGAGCGTCTGACTGCCAGACAACCTCAGATGGCTGCAAAGGTCTAG
- a CDS encoding DUF4278 domain-containing protein, whose product MKLIYRGVTYDYTPDQKTAPTEPQSRVSRERAAYRLQYRGTPYATEPQRRERRSIFHPIAHLMYRGASYSLES is encoded by the coding sequence ATGAAGCTGATCTACCGTGGAGTAACCTACGACTACACCCCAGACCAAAAAACAGCCCCCACTGAACCCCAAAGCCGTGTCAGCAGGGAAAGGGCTGCCTATCGGTTGCAATATCGGGGTACGCCTTATGCGACGGAACCTCAGAGAAGGGAACGACGGTCCATCTTTCATCCGATTGCCCATTTAATGTATCGCGGAGCATCCTATTCCCTGGAAAGCTAA
- a CDS encoding GTPase family protein, whose amino-acid sequence MNGTRRDGESPGNWYFSTQWGLENIWAQAMVRLKLWQWVLLALPIAANVGFLLVAAGFQIHQWGINWVWGIFVVLFAGWRWLLVTWTSPALAQVQAVVDEVTEELEATTANPSSVPAGKASQEAEAALQKILEEARNDPPLWENGNQFWQRCQQLVEAIARAYYPQAEHPLLNIYIPQAYRLIRGTVDDLDQWMQKLSPALNQVTVGQAYQAYLLYKKLEPSARKIWQVWNWSQWLLNPAAAIARTASQNYGERANQQLLANLSQLLREAALQNLGRQAIALYGGTPFPDLNLPSAPTPSLRKAETQTLRDILLRAEPPETHEQMPVNILLVGRTGAGKSSLINTLFFDHRAAVDVLPSTDQIQDYHWRAETGETLTLWDSPGYEQVDRPALREQVLDYVTKADLLLLVTPALDPALQMDGDFLKDARNLVADLPIVTVVTQVDRLRPLREWEPPYNWEWGDRPKEIAIREATRYRAQLLGDYCDAVVPIVTRDLDSSRAAWNVDALSLWLLQAIAPAKQLRLARFLRNLEARTLGAVKIIDHYTFQMTTTQGLTSLLKSPVLTFISTLTTGSPTLAYLLAEKIPVEQLPLVIGKLQMAYDLFSLLNEGDPNARNFDLLSLWTLLLENNPPPDRNAWAFGHAVTEYLTQQLTTDQLWERFKFYLGQAGAGHRVE is encoded by the coding sequence ATGAATGGAACCAGGAGAGATGGGGAATCCCCAGGCAACTGGTATTTCTCCACTCAATGGGGACTGGAAAACATTTGGGCACAGGCAATGGTGCGACTTAAGCTCTGGCAATGGGTGTTACTGGCACTTCCGATCGCGGCAAATGTTGGCTTTCTGCTGGTGGCAGCAGGGTTTCAAATCCACCAGTGGGGAATTAACTGGGTTTGGGGAATTTTTGTGGTGCTGTTTGCGGGCTGGCGCTGGTTGCTGGTCACCTGGACCAGTCCGGCCCTGGCACAGGTGCAGGCTGTGGTGGACGAGGTTACAGAAGAATTGGAGGCAACTACTGCCAACCCCTCATCGGTACCGGCTGGCAAAGCTTCCCAGGAAGCGGAAGCCGCTCTTCAAAAAATTCTGGAGGAAGCCCGTAACGATCCACCCCTGTGGGAAAACGGAAACCAGTTCTGGCAGCGGTGTCAACAACTGGTGGAAGCGATCGCTCGCGCTTACTACCCTCAGGCAGAACATCCCCTGCTGAATATCTATATACCGCAGGCATACCGGCTGATTCGAGGAACCGTGGATGACCTGGATCAATGGATGCAGAAGCTGTCGCCGGCACTCAATCAGGTTACCGTGGGACAGGCTTACCAGGCTTATTTGCTTTACAAGAAGCTGGAACCCTCTGCCCGCAAGATCTGGCAGGTCTGGAACTGGTCACAGTGGCTGCTCAACCCTGCTGCGGCAATTGCCCGGACTGCCAGCCAAAACTATGGGGAACGGGCCAATCAGCAATTGCTGGCAAATCTGAGTCAACTACTGCGTGAAGCTGCCCTGCAAAACCTGGGCAGACAGGCGATCGCCCTCTATGGGGGCACCCCATTTCCCGATCTGAATTTACCATCGGCTCCAACCCCTTCCCTGCGTAAGGCAGAAACTCAAACATTGCGCGACATTCTGCTTCGGGCAGAGCCGCCGGAAACCCATGAGCAAATGCCGGTCAATATTTTGCTGGTTGGACGAACCGGAGCCGGTAAAAGCAGTCTGATTAACACCCTATTTTTTGACCATCGGGCAGCCGTTGATGTATTACCCAGTACAGACCAGATTCAGGACTATCACTGGCGGGCAGAAACTGGCGAAACCCTGACTCTATGGGACAGTCCGGGCTATGAACAGGTGGATCGCCCAGCTTTACGGGAACAGGTGCTGGACTATGTGACAAAAGCGGATTTATTGTTGCTGGTCACCCCTGCCCTGGATCCTGCCCTCCAGATGGATGGCGACTTTCTCAAAGATGCTCGCAACTTGGTGGCTGATTTGCCCATTGTGACTGTGGTGACTCAGGTGGATCGCCTGCGTCCCCTGCGGGAGTGGGAGCCTCCCTACAACTGGGAATGGGGCGATCGCCCAAAAGAGATTGCCATCCGGGAAGCCACCCGGTATCGCGCCCAGTTACTGGGTGATTACTGCGATGCCGTTGTGCCTATTGTGACACGCGATCTGGACAGCAGTCGTGCTGCCTGGAATGTGGATGCCCTATCCCTATGGCTATTGCAGGCGATCGCCCCGGCCAAACAACTTCGCCTGGCCCGGTTCCTTCGCAACCTGGAAGCCCGCACCCTGGGTGCTGTCAAAATCATTGATCACTACACCTTCCAGATGACCACCACCCAGGGATTGACCAGCCTGCTGAAGAGTCCCGTGCTGACCTTCATTTCCACCCTGACCACCGGGTCCCCCACCCTGGCATACCTGCTGGCGGAGAAGATCCCGGTCGAGCAACTCCCGTTAGTGATTGGCAAACTCCAGATGGCTTACGATCTCTTCTCTCTGCTAAACGAAGGAGATCCCAATGCCCGCAACTTTGATCTGCTTTCCCTCTGGACACTTTTGCTGGAGAACAATCCACCTCCAGATCGCAATGCCTGGGCATTTGGTCATGCGGTTACTGAATACCTGACCCAGCAACTGACAACCGACCAACTGTGGGAACGGTTTAAGTTCTACCTCGGTCAGGCGGGGGCAGGGCACAGGGTAGAGTGA